The Periplaneta americana isolate PAMFEO1 chromosome 9, P.americana_PAMFEO1_priV1, whole genome shotgun sequence genome contains a region encoding:
- the PGAP1 gene encoding GPI inositol-deacylase, whose translation MAALNTFAVVSGVFFVIFIIGLHNFITSNEENGCEMTYMFEYPQFVRISLPGDIARKYSRYGLYAYGEGHMTERLRHMRFSGIPVLFIPGNSGSHKQVRSLASVSLRKTLNSHAPFHFDYFTVDLNEEYSALFGGVLKDQRDFVHHCLHRILELYQYNKNKPSSVILIGHSMGGMVAKGLFLDPNFDKNLVRVIITLVTPHMSPVLALDSYIAKYYDQVNSYWIANRRQGWEGNLSHVTLASIGGGHRDILVRSGLTYAEEADINVVSTAMPTVWRSTDHLCSVWCKELVLVIVRALHDIVNLTTKQVTENALERKLVFQYHMLQRTAGKRFSTAFHPREAFFDSNAFWRENLQRQFTFHEPNGIHTETYIMIRLLDDPKHEMMAVEAVNVDDKDWVFACVADAIHNNARICSSGINLSNETQFIPSRQFQRKFIYLNLAALKRKLFTHVILKVKPTKEMVQFNFDIHSSSSRQVTVPLPKWLTFMSKNTVLDSTADRAGYYELALPGFEQVWQAYLLHIQPLDCQKSLHHAIAKMRVPWSKEDVHVHFTENIHKPLHLKLQSLKPLSYNSSDPVKVILILDPSCKYSVRIQSAILDSLGQLARFFSPMLLPYLVAILLLTMRHQLKSLVETGRCVMFHTALGVGAKPYYVLPPVRLWARVLGWSVLVKLVHPLLPLPDFVVLQEHNLDFMLLPIYLYVVAYGSAYLLGLACWLAVIFSGHTAHKMALRFIARTLTGTLTLSEWTMAGLSKLPAVLAAFLIALIYSTCGALSLCVGAAFFFLKLCKMYEDYLEDLFKYSLKLLLQRRKKSKSTKEQEGSEVKDNDSTKKEATATTCDNEIKTEVNDESKEQPIAATSNNETKGEPIASTTTDETKIEANDEMGKTIAIKSNEEIGTVDDNKEDNSVTATETQVESSTTGSGDNSEYCFSELHFNFTTLLLWLSVTLLNIPCVLVWAHSYKYNVKLEPDPSFETSVVLCFCAGILWQGKFPKPNLKYYNWVMHSLYVLSVLTLVYAPLSLHHLGPIVAMAFVVLTLHQVVASVMQTSNVDENPPLENQPSS comes from the exons ATGGCAGCATTAAATACTTTTGCGGTAGTATCTGGTGTATTTTTCGTCATTTTTATAATTGGCCTGCATAATTTTATAACAAGTAACGAAGAAAATGGATGTGAAATGACTTATATGTTCGAATATCCTCAATTTGTT AGAATTTCACTACCAGGTGACATAGCCAGAAAATATTCTCGTTATGGCCTTTATGCCTATGGTGAAGGACATATGACTGAAAGACTAAGACACATGAGATTCAGTGGCATTCCAGTTTTGTTCATTCCTGGAAATAGTGGTTCCCATAAACAAg TTCGATCTTTGGCGTCCGTAAGCCTCCGAAAAACATTGAATTCTCATGCCCCCTTCCATTTCGACTATTTCACTGTGGATTTGAATGAGGAATATTCGGCATTATTTGGTGGAGTGCTGAAGGATCAGAGAGATTTTGTTCATCACTGCCTGCACAGAATTTTGGAGTTGtatcaatacaataaaaataaaccttcGTCTGTTATACTAATTGGACACTCAATG GGTGGAATGGTTGCCAAGGGACTTTTTCTAGATCCCAATTTTGATAAAAATCTGGTACGTGTGATAATCACCTTAGTAACGCCTCATATGAGCCCTGTGCTTGCACTTGACTCATACATAGCAAAATATTATGATCAAGTCAACTCTTATTGGATAGCCAACAGAAGACAAGGCTGGGAAGGTAACCTGAGCCATGTGACGCTGGCAAGTATTGGAGGGGGCCATCGTGACATTCTAGTGAGATCCGGTCTGACTTATGCTGAGGAAGCAGATATTAATGTTGTG agtACAGCTATGCCAACTGTGTGGCGTTCCACTGATCATCTTTGTAGTGTATGGTGCAAGGAGTTGGTTCTGGTAATTGTCAGGGCCTTACACGATATTGTGAACCTTACCACCAAACAAGTGACCGAAAATGCATTAGAACGCAAATTAGTCTTCCAATATCATATGCTGCAG AGAACAGCAGGAAAACGTTTTTCTACTGCATTCCATCCTCGTGAAGCATTCTTTGATTCCAATGCATTCTGGAGAGAGAATTTACAACGCCAGTTCACATTCCACGAACCCAATGGAATACATACCGAAACATACATCATGATAAGACTGCTTGATGACCCCAAACATGAAATGATGGCAGTGGAAGCTGTCAATGTTGATGACAAAGACTGGGTGTTTGCATGTGTAGCAGATGCCATCCATAATAACGCCAGAATATG TTCTAGTGGAATCAATCTATCCAATGAGACACAGTTCATACCATCACGTCAGTTCCAGAGGAAGTTCATTTATTTAAACCTGGCAGCTCTGAAACGTAAATTATTCACACATGTTATCTTAAAAGTGAAGCCAACAAAAGAAATG GTTCAGTTTAATTTCGACATTCATTCGTCTTCAAGCCGTCAAGTTACTGTTCCCTTACCAAAATGGCTGACATTTATGTCAAAAAATACAGTGCTGGATTCAACAGCAGACCGCGCTGGGTATTATGAACTTGCTCTGCCAGGCTTTGAGCAAGTTTGGCAGGCATATCTGCTTCACATTCAGCCACTTGACTGTCAAAAGTCTCTACATCATGCTATTGCAAAAATGAGGGTACCATGGAGCAAGGAAGATGTTCATGTTCACTTTAC AGAAAATATTCATAAGCCTCTACATTTAAAACTGCAGTCTCTAAAACCTCTATCATACAATTCAAGTGATCCAGTCAAAGTCATTCTGATTCTTGATCCATCCTGCAAATATTCTGTCAG GATACAGAGTGCAATTCTGGACAGCTTGGGGCAGCTGGCTCGGTTCTTCAGTCCAATGCTGCTGCCGTACCTGGTGGCTATTCTTCTACTCACCATGCGTCACCAATTAAAATCTCTAGTGGAGACAGGCCGATGTGTCATGTTTCACACTGCTCTGGGAGTCGGGGCAAAACCATACTATGTTCTTCCACCTGTTAGACTGTGGGCACGTGTGCTTGG ATGGAGTGTGTTGGTGAAACTGGTGCACCCGCTGCTGCCACTGCCTGACTTCGTCGTTCTTCAGGAGCACAATCTGGATTTTATGCTCCTGCCCATATACCTCTACGTGGTAGCGTATGGATCAGCATACCTCCTTGGATTAGCTTGCTGGCTTGCTGTCATCTTCAGTGGACACACTGCACACAAAATGGCCTTGAG GTTCATAGCAAGGACCCTCACAGGAACTTTAACTTTGTCAGAATGGACCATGGCAGGACTGTCCAAGTTGCCTGCAGTTTTAGCTGCTTTCCTCATAGCTCTCATCTATAGCACATGTGGTGCCCTCAGTCTCTGCGTGGGTGCTGCCTTCTTTTTTCTCAAG CTCTGCAAAATGTACGAAGATTACTTAGAGGATTTATTCAAGTATTCCCTCAAACTTCTGCTACAAAGACGGAAAAAGAGTAAAAGCACTAAAGAACAGGAAGGTTCTGAAGTAAAAGACAATGATTCAACCAAAAAGGAAGCAACTGCTACCACATGCGATAACGAAATTAAAACAGAAGTAAATGACGAAAGTAAAGAACAACCAATTGCTGCCACGTCCAATAATGAAACTAAAGGAGAACCAATTGCTTCTACAACCACTGATGAAACTAAAATAGAAGCAAATGACGAAATGGGAAAGACAATTGCTATCAAATCAAATGAAGAAATAGGTACTGTGGATGACAATAAAGAAGACAATTCCGTGACTGCAACAGAAACCCAAGTTGAGAGCAGTACAACAGGCAGTGGCGACAACTCTGAGTATTGCTTTTCAGAGCTGCACTTCAACTTCACAACTCTTTTGCTGTGGCTCTCAGTCACGTTGCTCAACATTCCCTGCGTCCTGGTTTGGGCACATAGTTACAA GTACAACGTAAAATTGGAACCAGATCCATCGTTTGAAACATCAGTTGTCCTATGTTTCTGTGCTGGAATACTGTGGCAGGGGAAGTTCCCAAAACCTAACTT